The Shewanella sp. MTB7 genome includes a window with the following:
- a CDS encoding dicarboxylate/amino acid:cation symporter has protein sequence MWNRLQAYRTSIILLSALVVGGTLGLTLPEFALKLKPIGQIFLNLLFMIIVPLVAVSVTSSIARMTDLKKLGLILASIMLISIIMAIIPAVGILGLAMTFDPAQGVTLNLHQNMQTEPGNMDFVSLLTTNDFVGLLSKSNILALIIMSVISGIAIGQSGEDGKRISSMLNSLNTVIMKIISILMVTAPIGLGAYFASTMASQDPELLITFARTIGLFFIASIIYLTLGSSFYAWIGGGRSGVKIFWKNAIEPAATALGTSSSLASLPVNIRAAKKMEIKEEIADICLPLLVNLNKGGASMITALKIIFIYSLLGLEFTADIFAITILISVLSAFVIGGVPGGAFLGEIFIVTTLALPLEVIPILVIIGAVTDAPSTVINVVHDLNATQIIERMTQRRAQAKLTST, from the coding sequence AAAACCAATCGGTCAAATTTTTCTAAATTTACTCTTTATGATCATTGTGCCCTTAGTCGCCGTTAGTGTTACCTCCTCAATTGCACGCATGACCGATCTCAAGAAACTTGGCCTGATATTGGCCAGTATCATGCTTATCTCTATTATTATGGCTATTATCCCCGCTGTCGGTATCCTTGGGTTGGCTATGACATTTGATCCCGCACAGGGAGTGACCCTGAATCTGCATCAAAATATGCAAACAGAGCCCGGCAACATGGATTTTGTATCTCTATTAACCACCAATGACTTCGTTGGCCTACTGTCAAAATCCAACATCTTAGCCTTAATTATAATGTCAGTGATTTCAGGGATAGCCATAGGTCAATCAGGCGAAGATGGTAAACGAATCTCATCGATGCTCAATAGCTTAAATACCGTGATAATGAAGATCATTTCTATCCTTATGGTGACAGCTCCCATTGGATTGGGTGCCTATTTTGCCTCAACAATGGCCAGTCAGGATCCTGAGCTCCTCATCACCTTTGCTCGCACCATAGGTTTATTTTTTATCGCTTCAATTATCTATTTGACACTGGGGTCCTCTTTTTATGCTTGGATTGGAGGAGGAAGATCTGGCGTTAAGATTTTTTGGAAGAATGCCATTGAACCGGCAGCAACAGCCTTAGGAACCAGCTCTTCACTAGCCAGCCTTCCAGTCAATATCAGAGCGGCAAAAAAGATGGAAATTAAAGAGGAGATCGCAGATATTTGCCTCCCCCTACTGGTGAATCTTAATAAGGGTGGAGCTTCGATGATCACGGCCCTGAAAATCATCTTTATCTATTCACTATTAGGACTTGAGTTTACTGCTGACATTTTTGCTATCACAATTTTGATCTCTGTTTTATCAGCCTTTGTCATCGGAGGCGTTCCTGGTGGTGCCTTTTTGGGAGAGATATTTATCGTCACGACACTAGCTCTTCCCTTAGAGGTTATTCCGATCTTAGTCATTATCGGCGCAGTAACAGACGCTCCCTCTACAGTAATTAATGTCGTACATGATCTTAATGCAACTCAAATTATTGAGCGCATGACTCAACGACGTGCTCAAGCTAAGCTGACCTCAACATGA
- the glnL gene encoding nitrogen regulation protein NR(II), producing MDTKHLLDNLVTAVMVIDADLKLCYANAAAEQLLGVGSHRLTEHFLADSFQILGVSTDLLSNSIKDNQGLTVNTASLVTLDNQHHTVDVTLSPLEQEQGLALLELRQVDQQLRIHQQLTLDAQQQAAQYLVRNLAHEIKNPLGGLRGAAQLLSRELHDPQLNEFTDLIIEQADRLRNLVDRLLGPQKPTKHSLHNIHEVIQKVLKLVTMAIPSNIILEQDYDPSIPDIQMDPEQLQQTVLNILQNAIQALDVQGGNILLKTRTQHQVTIGTQRHKIVIALSIIDDGPGVKPELLDTLFYPMVTGRDNGSGLGLSIAHNFARLHGGRIDCQSSSAGTDFTILLPIENR from the coding sequence ATGGATACTAAACACCTACTCGATAATCTAGTCACTGCAGTAATGGTTATAGATGCAGATCTCAAACTCTGCTATGCAAATGCAGCGGCTGAACAACTACTGGGAGTGGGAAGTCATCGCTTAACTGAACATTTCCTTGCTGATAGTTTCCAGATCCTTGGTGTTAGTACAGATCTACTATCTAATTCAATTAAAGATAATCAAGGATTAACCGTTAACACAGCCTCATTAGTCACTCTAGATAATCAGCATCATACTGTAGACGTGACACTATCACCTTTAGAACAAGAGCAAGGATTAGCCCTACTAGAGTTACGTCAGGTGGATCAACAACTGCGTATCCACCAACAACTGACATTAGATGCACAACAACAAGCAGCACAATATTTAGTACGAAATCTGGCACATGAAATCAAGAACCCATTGGGTGGTCTTCGTGGAGCCGCACAGTTATTATCAAGAGAACTGCACGATCCACAGCTTAATGAATTTACCGATTTAATCATTGAGCAAGCAGATAGACTAAGAAATTTAGTTGACCGTTTACTTGGCCCACAAAAGCCTACCAAACATAGTCTACACAATATTCATGAGGTTATTCAAAAAGTACTAAAGCTGGTCACCATGGCTATACCCTCGAATATTATCTTAGAGCAAGATTATGACCCTTCTATTCCTGACATTCAGATGGATCCAGAACAGTTGCAACAAACCGTACTAAATATCCTCCAAAATGCCATACAGGCGTTGGATGTTCAGGGAGGTAATATATTACTCAAAACCCGAACACAGCACCAAGTGACGATAGGGACCCAAAGGCACAAAATTGTCATAGCACTATCTATTATTGACGATGGCCCAGGTGTAAAACCAGAACTCCTCGATACACTTTTTTATCCCATGGTAACCGGTAGAGATAATGGTTCAGGGCTTGGCTTATCTATTGCACACAACTTTGCCAGATTGCATGGTGGAAGAATTGATTGCCAGTCTAGTTCAGCGGGAACTGATTTCACCATCTTGCTTCCCATTGAAAATAGATAA
- a CDS encoding DUF4124 domain-containing protein — MRLTLMILLIAVSLISHATVYKWIDKDGIVHYSDEPVNNSEVVQFKSNTQNLVTPLPSQTMPITNDNQDEITPSTQYTIGIRTPREEETIRDNNGDITIMANISPDLRSGDVLVILMDDRVMGTAQTTPIFHLKNIPRGEHVFVVKVVAQNGKQLASSLPRKIYLHRAIVNSSMKPTPFGKGS; from the coding sequence ATGCGCTTAACTTTAATGATTCTCCTTATCGCAGTGAGCCTTATATCCCATGCCACCGTTTATAAATGGATCGATAAGGACGGAATAGTTCACTACTCTGATGAGCCTGTAAATAATTCAGAAGTTGTCCAATTCAAAAGTAATACTCAAAATCTGGTAACGCCTTTGCCTTCTCAAACTATGCCTATCACTAATGATAACCAAGATGAGATAACTCCATCTACACAGTACACCATCGGTATACGAACTCCTCGAGAAGAGGAGACGATAAGAGACAATAATGGGGATATCACTATTATGGCGAATATCTCACCGGACCTGAGATCCGGAGATGTACTGGTTATCCTAATGGATGACAGAGTAATGGGAACCGCTCAAACCACACCCATTTTTCATCTTAAAAATATTCCCCGTGGCGAACATGTCTTTGTCGTAAAGGTGGTAGCTCAAAACGGCAAACAACTTGCATCATCACTCCCGAGAAAGATCTATCTTCATAGAGCCATAGTGAACAGCAGCATGAAACCAACACCGTTTGGCAAGGGAAGTTAG
- the glnG gene encoding nitrogen regulation protein NR(I), whose amino-acid sequence MKEQVWVLDDDSSIRWVVERALKGANISSASFAAAESLWDALELSQPKVIISDIRMPGTDGLSLLERIKVHYPQIPVIIMTAHSDLDSAVSAYQAGAFEYLPKPFDIDEAITLVERALTHSSEQTIKQPEEISVKAPEIIGEAPAMQEVFRAIGRLSRSSISVLINGQSGTGKELVASALHKHSPRKDKPFIAINMAAIPKDLIESELFGHEKGAFTGAAAVRQGRFEQANGGTLFLDEIGDMPLDVQTRLLRVLADGQFYRVGGHSPVKVDVRIIAATHQDLEQLVQKGGFREDLYHRLNVIRVHLPPLSQRREDIPQLARHFLSSAAKEISVEAKVLTKETAEKLSQLPWPGNVRQLENTCRWLMVMASGQEILPQDLPPELLKDQAKNRQTQTGSGTDWEESLKIWINDRLQEGESNLLTEVQPAFERILLETALAHTNGHKQEAAKRLGWGRNTLTRKLKELSMD is encoded by the coding sequence ATGAAAGAACAAGTATGGGTACTCGATGATGATAGCTCTATTCGCTGGGTCGTTGAACGAGCACTAAAAGGCGCAAACATTAGCAGTGCAAGTTTTGCTGCAGCCGAATCATTATGGGATGCGCTAGAGCTCAGTCAACCTAAAGTGATTATTTCAGACATCAGAATGCCGGGCACCGATGGATTAAGTTTACTTGAACGCATCAAAGTTCACTATCCGCAAATCCCAGTCATCATAATGACAGCCCATTCAGATCTAGATAGCGCCGTCAGCGCATATCAAGCAGGGGCTTTTGAGTACTTACCCAAGCCATTTGATATCGATGAGGCTATCACCCTAGTTGAAAGAGCACTCACCCACTCTAGCGAGCAGACCATTAAGCAACCTGAAGAGATCAGTGTTAAGGCACCAGAGATCATTGGTGAAGCACCAGCTATGCAGGAAGTGTTTAGGGCCATAGGACGGCTGTCGCGCTCCTCTATCAGTGTCTTAATCAACGGTCAATCAGGAACAGGCAAAGAGCTTGTCGCCAGTGCCCTACATAAACACAGTCCTCGTAAAGATAAACCCTTTATTGCCATAAATATGGCTGCGATCCCTAAAGATCTGATTGAATCAGAGTTATTTGGTCATGAAAAAGGTGCTTTTACTGGCGCAGCTGCAGTAAGACAAGGTCGATTCGAGCAAGCAAATGGTGGCACGCTATTCTTAGATGAAATTGGCGATATGCCACTCGATGTTCAGACTCGTTTATTACGTGTCTTAGCAGACGGACAGTTCTATCGAGTCGGTGGCCATTCTCCCGTCAAAGTGGATGTGAGGATAATAGCGGCCACCCATCAGGATCTAGAACAGCTGGTCCAAAAGGGAGGCTTCAGAGAAGATCTCTACCATAGACTGAACGTGATACGCGTCCACTTGCCACCTCTTTCACAGCGTAGGGAAGATATTCCACAGCTAGCACGTCATTTTCTCAGTTCAGCAGCAAAAGAGATCTCAGTCGAAGCCAAGGTACTCACCAAAGAAACTGCAGAAAAATTATCTCAGCTCCCTTGGCCTGGGAATGTAAGACAACTTGAAAATACCTGTAGATGGTTAATGGTCATGGCCTCAGGCCAAGAGATCCTCCCCCAAGACCTACCACCAGAGCTACTCAAGGATCAGGCAAAAAACAGACAAACTCAAACAGGGTCAGGCACGGATTGGGAAGAGTCACTAAAAATCTGGATAAACGACCGACTTCAAGAGGGCGAAAGCAACCTCCTTACAGAAGTTCAACCAGCATTTGAACGTATATTGCTAGAAACAGCTTTAGCCCATACCAACGGGCATAAGCAAGAAGCAGCTAAACGACTCGGATGGGGGAGAAACACTTTAACCAGAAAGCTCAAAGAGCTTTCTATGGATTAA